From Astyanax mexicanus isolate ESR-SI-001 chromosome 16, AstMex3_surface, whole genome shotgun sequence, one genomic window encodes:
- the kcng4b gene encoding potassium voltage-gated channel subfamily G member 4 → MPIISNTNDLSNFSVSTDDSSLDRFFTEIPETETIKGVYFKRAWLLRDPSALQEVNPDELALINVGGDRYAFPWSTLDEFPLSRLGQLRHCKGPEEIARLCDDYDEARQEYFFDRSSATFRVILNFLAAGKLRLLRQLCAVSLSDELDYWGIDMVHMERCCRRRMMSRLEDVAERKRKNEERRRKRKPPSRPAQEKGYRALMSRLREVVENPHSGWLGKTFACFSVIMIAVTVISLCISTMPNLREEESRGECSQKCQHMFIVETVCVAWFSLELTLRFLQARSKLEFARGPLNIIDAVAILPYYISLVVDEKNDSTGEPGTGRGYLDKLGLILRVMRALRILYVMRLARHSLGLQTLGLTMQRSTREFGLLLVFLCVAVALFSPLIHLAENELSSGTAVGPHSFSSIPASYWWAVISMTTVGYGDMVPRSIPGQVVAFSSILSGILIMAFPATSIFHMFSRSYNELKQEHEMIYKEERVALLADSAAEEVRKEAEKNPYYWPQLDTNKPYQSENGSRANRPIFTATAC, encoded by the exons ATGCCCATCATCAGCAATACTAATGACCTCAGCAATTTCTCAGTCAGCACTGATGACAGCAGCCTCGACCGGTTTTTCACAGAGATTCCAGAGACAGAGACTATCAAGGGGGTGTACTTTAAGAGAGCCTGGCTACTGCGTGACCCCTCTGCCCTCCAAGAGGTCAACCCTGACGAACTGGCGCTCATCAATGTAGGAGGCGACCGCTACGCCTTCCCCTGGAGTACACTGGACGAGTTCCCGCTCTCCCGCCTGGGTCAACTGCGGCACTGCAAAGGACCAGAGGAAATCGCGAGGCTCTGCGACGACTACGACGAGGCGCGGCAGGAATACTTCTTCGACCGCAGCTCTGCAACTTTCCGCGTCATCCTCAACTTCCTAGCCGCAGGAAAGTTGCGGCTACTGCGGCAACTCTGCGCCGTGTCCCTCTCAGACGAACTGGACTACTGGGGAATCGACATGGTGCACATGGAGCGCTGCTGCCGGCGCCGGATGATGAGCCGCCTGGAGGACGTGGCTGAGAGGAAGCGTAAAAACGAGGAGAGGAGGCGGAAGAGGAAGCCGCCGAGCAGGCCAGCACAAGAGAAGGGCTACCGTGCCCTCATGAGTCGCCTCAGGGAGGTGGTGGAAAACCCACACTCGGGCTGGCTGGGAAAAACCTTCGCCTGCTTCTCGGTGATCATGATCGCTGTGACTGTGATCAGCCTGTGCATCAGCACCATGCCCAATCTCAGGGAGGAAGAGAGCCGG GGCGAATGCTCACAAAAGTGTCAGCACATGTTCATCGTGGAGACTGTGTGCGTGGCTTGGTTCTCGCTGGAGTTAACCCTGCGCTTCCTGCAGGCCCGCAGCAAGCTGGAGTTTGCACGCGGTCCACTGAACATCATTGACGCTGTAGCCATTCTGCCCTACTACATCTCCTTGGTGGTGGACGAGAAGAACGACAGTACGGGAGAACCGGGGACTGGCCGAGGGTACCTGGACAAGCTGGGCTTGATCTTACGGGTGATGCGAGCCCTGCGGATCCTGTATGTGATGCGACTGGCCAGGCACTCCCTAGGGCTGCAGACATTGGGGTTGACCATGCAGAGAAGCACCCGGGAGTTCGGGCTGCTGCTGGTCTTCCTCTGCGTAGCCGTGGCTCTCTTCTCACCACTCATCCACCTGGCGGAGAACGAGCTGTCCTCCGGCACCGCCGTGGGGCCACACAGTTTCAGCAGCATCCCGGCCTCCTACTGGTGGGCCGTCATCTCAATGACCACGGTGGGATACGGCGACATGGTGCCGCGCAGCATCCCGGGCCAGGTGGTGGCCTTCAGCAGCATTCTGAGCGGCATCCTCATCATGGCCTTCCCGGCCACCTCCATCTTCCACATGTTCTCCCGCTCCTACAACGAGCTCAAGCAGGAGCACGAGATGATCTACAAAGAAGAACGAGTGGCGCTCCTGGCCGACAGCGCCGCGGAGGAGGTCAGGAAAGAGGCAGAGAAAAACCCTTACTACTGGCCACAACTAGACACCAACAAACCCTACCAGAGCGAGAACGGATCCAGGGCTAATCGGCCCATCTTCACAGCCACGGCGTGCTGA